One Mya arenaria isolate MELC-2E11 chromosome 7, ASM2691426v1 genomic window carries:
- the LOC128241607 gene encoding cadherin EGF LAG seven-pass G-type receptor 1-like yields the protein MDLRMFAACLIMTVFLSKHSDAATITAWTFTDAAGTGAADTGTAPMGVTTVSIAESTAVGGTLFTALATPNTATYAFDTTDGNPSDIATATISAAGVVTLASSFDFETTPSYVFKIVATDGGDTGTATVTLSITDSVQLTKTAFCLSSSSVAAGTSVGTITTDETAVTFGAPLTADFASFTVSTTTGPSP from the exons ATGGATTTGAGGATGTTTGCCGCTTGTTTGATAATGACTGTCTTTTTAAGCAAGCATTCTG ATGCAGCAACGATCACGGCATGGACTTTTACTGATGCTGCCGGTACCGGTGCCGCAGATACTGGCACTGCTCCCATGGGAGTAACGACAGTTTCAATTGCTGAATCTACAGCTGTAGGTGGAACCTTGTTTACCGCCTTGGCGACGCCGAATACAGCCACGTATGCGTTCGACACAACTGACGGAAATCCCAGTGACATTGCAACCGCCACGATCTCAGCCGCCGGCGTAGTTACGCTTGCTAGCTCTTTTGACTTTGAAACAACTCCATCATACGTATTCAAGATCGT tgCTACCGATGGCGGTGACACAGGAACTGCCACTGTCACCTTGAGTATCACGGACTCCGTTCAGTTGACAAAGACAGCCTTTTGTCTATCCTCTTCTTCGGTGGCAGCAG GTACCAGCGTAGGGACCATTACGACGGACGAGACTGCCGTAACGTTCGGTGCACCCC ttaccGCGGACTTTGCTTCGTTCACAGTTTCTACCACGACTGGGCCATCACCGTAG